In one window of Arachis ipaensis cultivar K30076 chromosome B06, Araip1.1, whole genome shotgun sequence DNA:
- the LOC107605204 gene encoding early nodulin-93 isoform X2, whose amino-acid sequence MGIPSELRDMWVSRRESFLIASPAEERKIVRTKKCTHEGVIAGFKAASVACVASAVPTLAAVRMVPWAKANLNYVAQALIISAASIAAYFITADKTILECARRNAQLEDSLRNTRQ is encoded by the exons ATGGGAATTCCGTCTGAACTGCGAGACATGTGGGTGTCCCGCAGAGAATCCTTCCTTATTGCTTCTCCCGCCGAAGAAAGGAAGATTGTTAGGACTAAGAAATGCACCCATG AGGGTGTAATTGCTGGATTCAAAGCAGCTTCCGTTGCATGTGTTGCCAGTGCCGTGCCTACA CTGGCTGCAGTTCGCATGGTTCCATGGGCAAAGGCAAACCTCAATTATGTTGCGCAGGCACTTATCATATCTGCTG CCTCCATTGCGGCATACTTCATCACCGCTGACAAAACTATCTTGGAATGTGCGAGACGAAATGCTCAGCTTGAAGATTCGTTAAGAAACACCAGACAATGA
- the LOC107605204 gene encoding early nodulin-93 isoform X1, with protein MGIPSELRDMWVSRRESFLIASPAEERKIVRTKKCTHEGVIAGFKAASVACVASAVPTLAAVRMVPWAKANLNYVAQALIISAGEADEPSFRVGNCRRFQQHSILTTVTSSIQNFLLVHL; from the exons ATGGGAATTCCGTCTGAACTGCGAGACATGTGGGTGTCCCGCAGAGAATCCTTCCTTATTGCTTCTCCCGCCGAAGAAAGGAAGATTGTTAGGACTAAGAAATGCACCCATG AGGGTGTAATTGCTGGATTCAAAGCAGCTTCCGTTGCATGTGTTGCCAGTGCCGTGCCTACA CTGGCTGCAGTTCGCATGGTTCCATGGGCAAAGGCAAACCTCAATTATGTTGCGCAGGCACTTATCATATCTGCTG GGGAAGCAGATGAACCATCTTTTAGGGTTGGCAACTGTCGAAGATTCCAACAACACAGCATACTCACCACAGTGACATCTTCCATCCAGAATTTTCTCCTTGTTCATCTTTGA